From the genome of Haloarcula taiwanensis:
TCGGCCGTACGCGGTGTGTTCGCTGGCGTCAGGGAACACTGTCCGGACGGCAGCGTACGCCTCTGTGGCCAGTTCTTCAGACTGTTCGACCGGCGTCTTGTCCGGAACGCCACCGCCCTTTTCGACGACATGCAAGGCGGTCACGCTGCTCGGTTCGTACGGTTCGAGCGCCTTCGCCGTCGCCAGCGCGTCATCCTCGTCAGTGACGGGAAGAAGTACGTGGCCGAGGAGACCCTCGTCCGTGGGCTCACTGGTCATAGTGGTGGGAGAACCTACTCGCTGTTAAGCGTGTGTATCCGCTTTCTCGCATACGAATAAATAATAAGAGATGCTGACTATCAGGCTGACAACTCGGCCTGTTACCCGCGCATGAGATTCAACACTTCGTCGACGACATCAGTTTCGACGGCGAGAATATACTGCTCGTCAGGCTCCAGCACCGTCTCAGCGCCTGCGAGTTCCGTTCGGTCGGCCGTCGAAATCAGGAGACTGCCAGCCGGAAGCGCGATCTCGTCGAGACGACGCCCTGCAACGGGGGCCGACGGAGCAACACTCACCTCGATGATATCGAGGTCAGCGGTTGGGTAGACGAGCGTTCGGATATCCTCACCGGTCAGTATATCGGCCGCGTAGTCTCCACCGAGATATTCGGGAAGTAGCGTTGCGTCGACGACTTCACCGTACTCCTGGTCCGTCTCCGTCTCTGCTCTCGCGATGGTCCGAATCGAGGGTGCGTACTGCTGTGCCTCCATACAGATGGCGAGATTCGTGCCCGGTTCGTCAGTGAGTGCGGCGATAGCGTCAGCCTCCGACAGGTCTGCCTGTTCCAAAATTGACGGTCGCGTGGCGTCCCCGTGGATAACTGGGCCGATATACGCATCCGATAGCGCCTCGACGCGTTCCGCATCGGACTCGATCAGTAGGACGTCGTGCCCCTGTTCAACGAGGTTTTCGGCGGTTTGTTTCCCGACGCGGCCGCCGCCGGCGATGACGAATCGCTTTGTCCGGGCCATTGTTGTACTGTTATCGATGTGTTATCTTCAATGCCCCGCCAGTTCTAACCGAGCGGGAACGCAACTGGCTGAATCGGCGGTCACGCGGCAGAAGGCTTAATGAAATCCCATCACAGTTCTTACAATAGGAGAACTCCCCCCGGTACTCAAATGGACCGAGCGAAGCACATACAGCGTACGATGGACAGCGCGCCAGTTACAACCAGAACGCAATGAGCAAGAGCCAGACGCGGTCGCCCGAGGCTGAACTCGGACTCCTCGACGCGACGATGATCGGGATGGGTGCGATGATTGGGGCCGGTATTTTCGTGTTAACGGGACTGGCCGCCGAAATCGCTGGCCCAGCCGCGATTCTCGTCTTCGCACTGAACGGCGTCGTGACGGCGTTCACAGGACTTTCGTACGCGGAACTCGCCGCTTCGATTCCAAAGAGCGGCGGTGGATACGCGTTCGTGCGGGAGATATTCGACGACTTCGCCTCGTTCATCATGGGCTGGATGCTCTGGTTCGCCTACATGATTGCGGGAGCGCTGTATGCACTGGGATTTGCGCCGAACTTTCTCGAACTGTTGCACGTCTACGGCGTGGTCCCGTCACCGGACGAGGTCGGCGCCGTTGCAGTTCCGGTCATTGATACAGCGCTCCCGCCGGCCTTTTTGCTGGCGTTTATTGCAGTCCTTGGTCTCGTGGCGCTCAACGCCGTCTCGACGGCCGCCAGCGGTAGTGTCGAGACGATTTTCACAATAATCAAAGTGTCTATTCTGGTGGTGTTCGTCGCGTTCGGGTTCGCGTCACCGATGTTTTCGGGAGCCGAATTCCAGCCACTGTTCCCGGAGGGGAGCGGAGCGGCTGCCGTCTTGCCGGCGATGGGGCTCACCTTCATCGCCTTTGAGGGGTACGACCTCATCACCACTGTCACGGAGGAAGTACAGAACCCGCGGGAAAACATCCCGAAAGCGATCTTTATTAGCCTCGCTGTGACTGTCGTCGTCTATCTGGCAGTTGTGACAGTCGCTATCGGAACGCTCGGAGCCGAGGGACTCGCCGACGCTGGCGAAGCCGGTATCGCCGCGGCCGCGACGTCGTTCATGCCGACCGGGCTCCCGGTTATTCAGAACGGTGGGGCACTCATCGTCTTCGGGGCTGTGTTCTCGACGCTTACCGCCCTCAACGCCGTCGTCATCGCGTCGTCGCGCGTCGCGTTCTCGATGGGGCGCGAAGGGCAGTTACTCCCTTCGATTGGCCAGATACACCACCGCTACGGGACGCCCTTCGTTGCTATCCTCACCAGTGCCGTCGTGATGCTTGGCTCAGTTGCACTGCCGACACAGAGCGCCGGCAATATGTCGAGCCTGTTCTTCCTGCTCTCGTTTATCATTGTCAACGTCGCGGTCATTAGACTCCGCAGGGAGCGACCGAACATGAATCGGCCGTATGAGATGCCATACTACCCGGCACCACCGATAATCGGTATCGCACTCAATCTGATTCTGACCGGGGTGCTGATAGAGTTTCTGCTCCGGACGGATCCACTGGCCCTGGCACTCAGCGTCGCATGGATCGTGCTCGGCGCAGTCGTGTATTTCGCCCTCAAACGGGTAAAACAGCAATCGGACCGCGAGCAGGCGACTGCCGCCAGCGAAATAACACCTGAGGCTGAAGACTAACTCATGACCCGAACACTTGACATTATCATCGCAGGCGGTGGCCGCGTCGGCTTCCAGACAGCTGAGATACTTGCCGACCGCGGGCACGACGTGACGATCATCGAACGGGACGAACGGATGGTCTCGGAAATCGCCGATCAGTGGGTCGCGACGGTTATCCGAGGCGACGCGACGAATCCGGAGATCATCGAACAGGCAGGCATCGACCGAGCGGACGCGATTGCCGCGCTCACGGGTGAAACCGGGCTGAACCTCGCGGTGTGTTTAGCTGCGTCGGAATTGACACCAGATATTCGGACGGTCGCGCGAATCGACCGCACAGCCGGTAAGGCGTACACCCGATTTGTCGATGCGGTGGTCTTTCCCGAACGGGCTGGTGCGAGGGTGGCAGCGAACGAAATCCTTGGGAGTGATGTCCAGACGCTTGCCGACGTGACAGGCAACCTCGATATCATGCTCGTCCGCGTCGCTGACGGTGCTCCAGCCGCCGGAAAAGCACTCACAGACGTACGCTTTCCCGAGGGGACGCTGGTTGTCTCCGACGATAACGGTGAGCGGATCGCCCGTGCCGACACGACCTTGACGCCAGGAAGCCGCTACGTTATCGCGGTTGAACCTGATGTTGTCGATGAGGTCTTGAATTTGATGCGCGGCTAGTGACTTTTTCGACTCGCAGACCGCTCCGCGTAATTCGCTCGTCTCCACGGACAGCCACTGTGGGACCGCTGCGGAGTAGTCTATGAAAATCCCGTCACTTGCAAGTACGGACCAGCCGCGGTGCCTACACCCGCCGGGACAGCGAGGCCCGTAGTTCGCCGGCAAGCTCCCGGTGTCCGTCCTCGGCGAGGCTGTCGGTGACGACCTTCAGCGCAGCCGCGGCACCACCGACGTAGAGGCTGCCGCTGTCTTTCTCGACCACCACTACGTCAGTCACCTCGGCGACAGCCCGGATACTCGAGCGGGCGTCGTCGGTCAGGTCGCCGAGCAGGAACGTGAGCGTCGCGCCGTTGTCGGTGCCGCCGGCGACCGTCTCACCGAGGGCCTGATGGCGCGCGACCTCACGCAGAGACACGTCTGTCAGTTCCGACACGGTGGGGCCGGAGTCGGTCTCAGCCCGCGTCGTCCGCTCGTCACCGAGCGCGTCGGCCACTTTGACCACGTCATGTGTCTCTTGCGTATCGTGTGTTCGGATGATGTGTGCGCCGCGTTCGACTTCCATCGTCGCTGCGGCCAGCGAAACGGCGAGCTGGTTCTCCGTCTCGGGCTGGTCGGCCAGATCGCCGAGGAAGTCCTCACGGTTGGTCGCGGTGAGCATCGGCCGGTCGAAGGCACGGAACTCCCGCAGCCGACGGAACATCTCCCAGTTGTCCTCGAACTCCTTGCCGTCGTACCAGCCGCCGAAGGCCGGGTCGATGATGGTTCTATCCGTGAACCCGTCTCGCTGAAGCGCCTCGAAGATGTCGTCGATAGTTTTCAGTGCGCCGGGTCGCGAGAGGTCCGGCGGGCTGGCCATCTTGACGACCGGCATATCGTGGTCCTCGACGACGCCTTTCATCTCCGGGTCGGCGAAGCCACACACGTCGTTGATGAGGTCGAAACCGTGGCCGATGGCCTCTTCGGCCACCTCAGCGTAGCGCGTTTCGAGCGACAGCGGCACATCGGCGTCGAGTTCGTCGACCAGCGGCGCGACCTCTTCGAGCCGGTCTTTCTCCATCTCGACCGGTTTGGACTCGTATTTGGGGTTC
Proteins encoded in this window:
- a CDS encoding universal stress protein, whose translation is MTSEPTDEGLLGHVLLPVTDEDDALATAKALEPYEPSSVTALHVVEKGGGVPDKTPVEQSEELATEAYAAVRTVFPDASEHTAYGRDVAETIFEAAAEVDASAIAYRSRGGNRLMQFLSGDVSLKLVTNSDRPVIALPREDGT
- a CDS encoding potassium transporter Trk, with protein sequence MARTKRFVIAGGGRVGKQTAENLVEQGHDVLLIESDAERVEALSDAYIGPVIHGDATRPSILEQADLSEADAIAALTDEPGTNLAICMEAQQYAPSIRTIARAETETDQEYGEVVDATLLPEYLGGDYAADILTGEDIRTLVYPTADLDIIEVSVAPSAPVAGRRLDEIALPAGSLLISTADRTELAGAETVLEPDEQYILAVETDVVDEVLNLMRG
- a CDS encoding amino acid transporter codes for the protein MSKSQTRSPEAELGLLDATMIGMGAMIGAGIFVLTGLAAEIAGPAAILVFALNGVVTAFTGLSYAELAASIPKSGGGYAFVREIFDDFASFIMGWMLWFAYMIAGALYALGFAPNFLELLHVYGVVPSPDEVGAVAVPVIDTALPPAFLLAFIAVLGLVALNAVSTAASGSVETIFTIIKVSILVVFVAFGFASPMFSGAEFQPLFPEGSGAAAVLPAMGLTFIAFEGYDLITTVTEEVQNPRENIPKAIFISLAVTVVVYLAVVTVAIGTLGAEGLADAGEAGIAAAATSFMPTGLPVIQNGGALIVFGAVFSTLTALNAVVIASSRVAFSMGREGQLLPSIGQIHHRYGTPFVAILTSAVVMLGSVALPTQSAGNMSSLFFLLSFIIVNVAVIRLRRERPNMNRPYEMPYYPAPPIIGIALNLILTGVLIEFLLRTDPLALALSVAWIVLGAVVYFALKRVKQQSDREQATAASEITPEAED
- a CDS encoding potassium transporter Trk yields the protein MTRTLDIIIAGGGRVGFQTAEILADRGHDVTIIERDERMVSEIADQWVATVIRGDATNPEIIEQAGIDRADAIAALTGETGLNLAVCLAASELTPDIRTVARIDRTAGKAYTRFVDAVVFPERAGARVAANEILGSDVQTLADVTGNLDIMLVRVADGAPAAGKALTDVRFPEGTLVVSDDNGERIARADTTLTPGSRYVIAVEPDVVDEVLNLMRG
- a CDS encoding dihydropteroate synthase, with the translated sequence MRTVEIDGLPVGDGHPTRVMSVLNMSSNSGYKPSVYLDPAEAADAIEENLVPAGADIIDVGLQSANPKYESKPVEMEKDRLEEVAPLVDELDADVPLSLETRYAEVAEEAIGHGFDLINDVCGFADPEMKGVVEDHDMPVVKMASPPDLSRPGALKTIDDIFEALQRDGFTDRTIIDPAFGGWYDGKEFEDNWEMFRRLREFRAFDRPMLTATNREDFLGDLADQPETENQLAVSLAAATMEVERGAHIIRTHDTQETHDVVKVADALGDERTTRAETDSGPTVSELTDVSLREVARHQALGETVAGGTDNGATLTFLLGDLTDDARSSIRAVAEVTDVVVVEKDSGSLYVGGAAAALKVVTDSLAEDGHRELAGELRASLSRRV